In Citrus sinensis cultivar Valencia sweet orange chromosome 3, DVS_A1.0, whole genome shotgun sequence, the sequence CCTTGAGCAAGAGTACAATGCTGTTTTTGTCCCGTAAGCACGCTAGCTCtctattatttgaattatacAGACTGTCAAATAACTGTGAGAAAAAGACTATAAATCGACAGTCTGTACAAATTGctttttgagttttgactTATGCAGctttgaaattaaacaaattgcCTACTGCTTATGTTCTGTAGGTGTGGTCATATGTGCTGTTGCATTATATGCTCTTCGCACTTGACAAACTGTCCTCTTTGTCGGAGACGGATTGATCAGGTGGTGAGGACTTTCCGGCATTGAGGATTTGCATGCTTCTGATATATTTGTAGCAACTGTACTGCTGAGAAATGCGTGGATGATCAGGATCTTGATTTTTGAGCCATTTAAGATTCTGAGGGTGTAAAATATTCCTCGTGATTGCAGTAACTTAACAAAGTAACACGTGTAAATTCCTCACTTCTCAGCGCCCTATGTAAAtgtttagaaatattttcctttcccAGCAGAAGAATGACTGTCTGCATCGTTGCagttagatttatttttaagtaaatttgtACTTGAGATCCTTTTTCGTTTGTTCATCATgtttatttatgtatgtatCCTCTTCTACAATATTTATGTGTTGAATTTATTAGTATGTATTAGATCATCTATTCCGCTTGCCATTCATCTGAAGTTAAGTTTTAGTTtcgaaaaattaataattatggcAGTGGCTATGGCCTAGTCCTACGGGCTGGCGGTGCCCCAGGCTTGTGCGAACGATGACACAAGCCATTTATAAACTAACAGTAATaagggaatttttttttttttggtataaatgaattaattaagagaaattatcattgtatcgattttattttatcttatgttcatccaatcattacaaaattttaacatatattttgcatcacttttttttttcatatttatatcaactagccacttttgcattaatgttattaaataattttaataaaataataattttactcctaaataaattaaaatactattttatcttataaaaacttttaaaattaaaaattataatcataaaaatatttctaaatttaataaaaaataaatcacaaatagaggtgctcaactgatttttactaaatttagatttgatataaaatcgcatcctctttccttttttttttccttttcccatCCACATTCACTTCTCCTcgattttgttaattaattaatgagaaattatcattgcaccatctttattttactttatattcattcaaccactacaaaattttaacatatattttacaccatatttttttttcacatttatatCAACTTGCTACTTTTACATTTGCCTCGTGTTTTCAGCAcccctctctctttttctttcctttaacCGAACATGTATTCATTCAGTTACTCGCTCTTCGCGTCTGAAGTATGGGTTGGGACGTGTCAAACTTGATCAATAGCTTTAGATTATTTTCGAATCTAGGCGCCCTAGGATTTTGGGGGGGCCATGTACGTTAATAGTAAATGTCTTATGTGTTAGCATACAATAATCACAATTCAATCCGCGGGAAAGAAACCACCCAATTGGGCAATGAAGAACCATCAACTAACACGAGAACCTGCGACACAATTACAAATTTGCTACAAGATCGTTTTTTTAAGCTCTCGTGTCTTTCAAAGTCGTGCATTTGCACATAATAGCGAATCCGATACCTTCTTGATCTTTATTTGAAGTCGTCATAGACACACGTTCATTAAGCTACTTGTTTTAATTGCACTGTCAATTCTCGCATCTAATTCTCCCTTGAGTGTTGATAAACTAACAAGCGTCAACTTATTTAATTGCTCGTTAATTTCCAAAtctgctttcatttttttttttttccaaattgcACTGTCGTTTTACATAAAGTGTCGTTTCGTTCTGATTCTGCACATGAGAATTGCTTACAATAGATAGTATGTGATTGGAGAAATTAGGTTTTGATAGGGGTAAGTTAAAGATGATTTCATGGGGCGGCATCAGCTGCTGCTTGAGTGGAGCTGCTCTTTATCTGCTCGGCCGGAGCAGTGGCAGGTCACAACTCCCTAAtttctcttcctttttcttttttggcatTAAAAGATTAGGTATATAGAAACATGAAtttcatgtaattttatttgtttgttaaattttgtgtGTTTTGGTTTGTTGCAGAGATGCGGAGCTTCTTAAGACAGTCACGCGTGTCAATCAACTCGAGGAGTTGGGTATGTGAAGGTCCAATTgttattttggttttgatgGGCTTAAATGCTCGCCTGCCTGCTTGCAGATTGTTagttttttgtttggtttggaTGTTGACACAAAAGATGTTCTGTAGACATATTTACAACATAATTAGGCAATATGGatgtatttgtatttgtatttcCCTATGCGTAATGTTAATGACTTAGACTTGATGCTATGACTGAATTTTGTGAAAGGAACATATAAGTCTGGTTGTATACTCGTTCTTTCTATTTCCACCTGTGAATACTGATTTGTTGATATTGCGTGATCGAATTCTGATAAAGTTGTTGGAATAGTTATCCACCTTGAAACATTTAAAACTTATACCCTGATTGGCAACTGGGTTGATTGTTATGTTGAAAAATGAGCTAGGGGACATTAGTGCAAATGTCTGTTGAAGTTCATATTGCAGGCGTAGTGCAGACAACTTAGGTTACATGTGGAACATATGTTGGTTGCCGATTTAGTTTGTTGCTGATGGCATTGTTGATGCTGCAATATCTTTCCCAAAGAATAaggttttctcttctttcacCTTTCAGCACACTTATTGGATGGTGGAAGTAAAGTTTTGCCATCCATTGTTTCGGTCTCTGGAAGAGTTGGCTCTGAAACACCAATTAGCTGTGAATATAGTGGGTTGAGAGGCGTGATTGTTGAGGAAACGGTGgaacttaatttcttttttttcaattacgAGCATAAATTGCATTATTTATCAACGTTCCTTTTTGTATGAATACATAAACATTCTTGTCCTTTGGTTCTTCAGACTGAACGACACTTTCTGAAACACAATGATGCCGGGTCTTGGATCCAAGATTCTGCATTAATGTTGTCAATGAGCAAGGAGGTTCCATGGTATCTAGTGAGACTCCCTCTCTATCTCTCTGTCTAACCTGCTTGTTTAGTCAGTAAATCCACTGTAAATATTGCTTTTGATGGTTCGATGAAACTGCTTATTTGAAAGCCAAAAGTGAAGGTTTATGATTACTATTGTATCATATATAAACTCCAATGCTGGATTCGAGGGGATTCATTGATGATTTCTTTTGCACTTATCAGGATGATGGGACTGGCTGTGTGTTTGTAGTGGGAGCCCGTGGTGCCACAGGTTTTGCATTGACTGTTGGAAGTGAAGTTTTTGAAGAGTCAGGAAGATCACTTGTACATGGAACATTAGACTACCTCCAAGGCCTCAAGGTTTTTGTTCTTCAACTTTTTCATTATACGAGAACACCCACATTGTTCTTGCTTGGCTTATTTGATGGGAGTTTATGATTTTAGATGCTTGGAGTCAAGCGTATTGGACGGCTACTCCCAACTGGTACTTCGTTGACTGTAGTTGGAGAGGTATGGCTTACTTtagtgaataaaataatatggcATCTTGTCTTTTTGTATACAATGCGATTGAACATTATCAGATTTAACTTTTGAGATAGATATACTGCTAAAATAACAAGGTCTACTAGATGAAGATGTATTGAAAGTAATTGCCTTTAGTAATACGCATGacaaagggaaaaaataaataaataaaagggaagATAACATTGCTTGGAATCCAGAATGTGGGTCTCTGCAAGTCAATTCTGATTGTCGAAGAATGAATTTTGCATGAATAGGAATACGAATTCTTTATAGCAGCACAATTGACCTTGTTGTTAGTTTGTGGGTGGAAAACCATTACACTTGCTCCAGCCAATGAGTTTTGTATTGTCATAGTGCAACATTTTGTCAATGTTTAATATGTAGTCCGCTTCCAATTTCTGTTGATTTAATGTGAGCCATTTTTCCTGTGTTCATCATATGTGTTTGCCAATGATTATGCTAAGTTATTTACTTGCATctgcttttgttattttaatttgcaatCAGGCTGTGAAAGACGATATTGGAACAGTTAGGATTCAGCGACCACACAAAGGGCCTTTTTATGTATCTCCCAAAACAATTGATGAGCTCCTTGAAAACCTTGGGAAATGGGCGAGGTTGTTTATAACACAAGCACACAATGATTGCTCCTTTTTTCACACAAATTCACAAGTTTGAATCCATTAGAAtaatagagagaaagaaaCTAATGAGATGTATCTACCAGGTGGTACAAGTATGCCTCTTTTGGTTTAACAATCTTCGGCGCTTTCTTGATTGCTAAGCGTGTTATTCGTTGTATCTTGCAAAGAAAGCGACGTTGGGAATTACGTAGACGGTATGCTTAATTGATCATTACGCAGAACAGAATACAAACAGTCAACATACATGCATAACGAGATTCTGTATGTAGCCACCAGTGATAAACCTGTGTCATTGAACATAAGTATTTACATGCAAGTTGAAAGTGAAATCATGGTTGGCCAATTCTTTTGCCAAAAATTCATCATGATATTATTTCATCAGTAACACAGAtagttcttattttttcatgatAAACTGAATTGTAAAGCT encodes:
- the LOC102630052 gene encoding E3 ubiquitin-protein ligase SP1 isoform X1 — encoded protein: MISWGGISCCLSGAALYLLGRSSGRDAELLKTVTRVNQLEELAHLLDGGSKVLPSIVSVSGRVGSETPISCEYSGLRGVIVEETTERHFLKHNDAGSWIQDSALMLSMSKEVPWYLDDGTGCVFVVGARGATGFALTVGSEVFEESGRSLVHGTLDYLQGLKMLGVKRIGRLLPTGTSLTVVGEAVKDDIGTVRIQRPHKGPFYVSPKTIDELLENLGKWARWYKYASFGLTIFGAFLIAKRVIRCILQRKRRWELRRRVLAAAAVQRSEQDNEGTNGQAENGSDSTQRDRVMPDLCVICLEQEYNAVFFPCGHLCCCLICSSRLTNCPLCRRRIDQVVRTFRH
- the LOC102630052 gene encoding E3 ubiquitin-protein ligase SP1 isoform X2 is translated as MRSFLRQSRVSINSRSWTERHFLKHNDAGSWIQDSALMLSMSKEVPWYLDDGTGCVFVVGARGATGFALTVGSEVFEESGRSLVHGTLDYLQGLKMLGVKRIGRLLPTGTSLTVVGEAVKDDIGTVRIQRPHKGPFYVSPKTIDELLENLGKWARWYKYASFGLTIFGAFLIAKRVIRCILQRKRRWELRRRVLAAAAVQRSEQDNEGTNGQAENGSDSTQRDRVMPDLCVICLEQEYNAVFFPCGHLCCCLICSSRLTNCPLCRRRIDQVVRTFRH